Proteins from one Peromyscus eremicus chromosome 8a, PerEre_H2_v1, whole genome shotgun sequence genomic window:
- the LOC131916392 gene encoding keratin-associated protein 9-2-like isoform X1, which produces MTNSCCSPCCQPTCCRTTCCRTTCWRPSCVSSCCQPSCCGSSCCQPCCQPTCCRTCFQPSCVSSCCRTPCCQPCCCVSSCCQPCCCKPSCCKPCCQPCCCKPCCCKPCCQPCCCKPCCKPCCCQPCCCQPCCEPCCCKPCCCKPCCQPCCCVSSCCQPCCCKPSCCKPSCCRPCLKPCCEPFCLNLCCQPACSGPVTCTKTWYQPTCVCVPGCLSQGCGSSCCEPCGC; this is translated from the exons atgaccaactccTGTTGCTCCCCTTGCTGTCAGCCCACCTGCTGCAGGACCACCTGCTGCAGGACCACCTGCTGGAGACCCAGCTGTGTGAgcagctgctgccagcccagctgctgtggCTCCAGCTGCTGTCAGCCTTGCTGCCAGCCCACCTGCTGTAGGACCTGCTTCCAGCCAAGCTGTGTGAGCAGCTGCTGCCGCACACCCTGCTGCCAGCCCtgctgctgtgtgtccagctgctgccagccttGCTGCTGCAagcccagctgctgcaagccctgctgtcAGCCctgctgctgcaagccctgctgctgcaAGCCTTGTTGTCAGCCCTGCTGCTGCAAGCcttgctgcaagccctgctgctgccagccctgctgctgccagccctgctgtgagccctgctgctgcaagccctgctgctgcaagccctgctgccagccctgctgctgtgtgtccagctgctgccagccttGCTGCTGCAagcccagctgctgcaa GCCCAGCTGCTGCAGGCCCTGCCTCAAGCCCTGCTGTGAGCCCTTCTGCCTCAACCTGTGCtgccagccagcttgctctggaccTGTGACCTGCACCAAGACTTGGTACCAgcccacatgtgtctgtgtgcctggctGCCTGTCCCAAGGCTGTGGGTCCAGCTGCTGCGAGCCCTGTGGCTGCTGA
- the LOC131916392 gene encoding keratin-associated protein 9-4-like isoform X4, translating to MTNSCCSPCCQPTCCRTTCCRTTCWRPSCVSSCCQPSCCGSSCCQPCCQPTCCRTCFQPSCVSSCCRTPCCQPCCCVSSCCQPCCCKPSCCKPSCCQPCCCVSSCCQPCCCKPSCCKPCCQPCCCKPSCCRPCLKPCCEPFCLNLCCQPACSGPVTCTKTWYQPTCVCVPGCLSQGCGSSCCEPCGC from the exons atgaccaactccTGTTGCTCCCCTTGCTGTCAGCCCACCTGCTGCAGGACCACCTGCTGCAGGACCACCTGCTGGAGACCCAGCTGTGTGAgcagctgctgccagcccagctgctgtggCTCCAGCTGCTGTCAGCCTTGCTGCCAGCCCACCTGCTGTAGGACCTGCTTCCAGCCAAGCTGTGTGAGCAGCTGCTGCCGCACACCCTGCTGCCAGCCCtgctgctgtgtgtccagctgctgccagccttGCTGCTGCAagcccagctgctgcaagccct cctgctgccagccctgctgctgtgtgtccagctgctgccagccttGCTGCTGCAagcccagctgctgcaagccctgctgtcAGCCctgctgctgcaa GCCCAGCTGCTGCAGGCCCTGCCTCAAGCCCTGCTGTGAGCCCTTCTGCCTCAACCTGTGCtgccagccagcttgctctggaccTGTGACCTGCACCAAGACTTGGTACCAgcccacatgtgtctgtgtgcctggctGCCTGTCCCAAGGCTGTGGGTCCAGCTGCTGCGAGCCCTGTGGCTGCTGA
- the LOC131916392 gene encoding keratin-associated protein 9-1-like isoform X2: MTNSCCSPCCQPTCCRTTCCRTTCWRPSCVSSCCQPSCCGSSCCQPCCQPTCCRTCFQPSCVSSCCRTPCCQPCCCVSSCCQPCCQPCCCVSSCCQPCCCKPSCCKPCCQPCCCKPCCCKPCCCKPCCQPCCCKPSCCRPCLKPCCEPFCLNLCCQPACSGPVTCTKTWYQPTCVCVPGCLSQGCGSSCCEPCGC; the protein is encoded by the exons atgaccaactccTGTTGCTCCCCTTGCTGTCAGCCCACCTGCTGCAGGACCACCTGCTGCAGGACCACCTGCTGGAGACCCAGCTGTGTGAgcagctgctgccagcccagctgctgtggCTCCAGCTGCTGTCAGCCTTGCTGCCAGCCCACCTGCTGTAGGACCTGCTTCCAGCCAAGCTGTGTGAGCAGCTGCTGCCGCACACCCTGCTGCCAGCCCtgctgctgtgtgtccagctgctgcc agccctgctgccagccctgctgctgtgtgtccagctgctgccagccttGCTGCTGCAagcccagctgctgcaagccctgctgtcAGCCctgctgctgcaagccctgctgctgcaagccctgctgctgcaAGCCTTGTTGTCAGCCCTGCTGCTGCAA GCCCAGCTGCTGCAGGCCCTGCCTCAAGCCCTGCTGTGAGCCCTTCTGCCTCAACCTGTGCtgccagccagcttgctctggaccTGTGACCTGCACCAAGACTTGGTACCAgcccacatgtgtctgtgtgcctggctGCCTGTCCCAAGGCTGTGGGTCCAGCTGCTGCGAGCCCTGTGGCTGCTGA
- the LOC131916392 gene encoding keratin-associated protein 9-1-like isoform X3, which produces MTNSCCSPCCQPTCCRTTCCRTTCWRPSCVSSCCQPSCCGSSCCQPCCQPTCCRTCFQPSCVSSCCRTPCCQPCCCVSSCCQPCCCKPSCCKPCCQPCCCKPSCCQPCCCQPCCEPCCCKPCCQPCCRPSCCRPCLKPCCEPFCLNLCCQPACSGPVTCTKTWYQPTCVCVPGCLSQGCGSSCCEPCGC; this is translated from the exons atgaccaactccTGTTGCTCCCCTTGCTGTCAGCCCACCTGCTGCAGGACCACCTGCTGCAGGACCACCTGCTGGAGACCCAGCTGTGTGAgcagctgctgccagcccagctgctgtggCTCCAGCTGCTGTCAGCCTTGCTGCCAGCCCACCTGCTGTAGGACCTGCTTCCAGCCAAGCTGTGTGAGCAGCTGCTGCCGCACACCCTGCTGCCAGCCCtgctgctgtgtgtccagctgctgccagccttGCTGCTGCAagcccagctgctgcaagccctgctgtcAGCCctgctgctgcaagccct cctgctgccagccctgctgctgccagccctgctgtgagccctgctgctgcaagccctgctgccaGCCCTGCTGCAGGCCCAGCTGCTGCAGGCCCTGCCTCAAGCCCTGCTGTGAGCCCTTCTGCCTCAACCTGTGCtgccagccagcttgctctggaccTGTGACCTGCACCAAGACTTGGTACCAgcccacatgtgtctgtgtgcctggctGCCTGTCCCAAGGCTGTGGGTCCAGCTGCTGCGAGCCCTGTGGCTGCTGA